One window of the Clupea harengus chromosome 20, Ch_v2.0.2, whole genome shotgun sequence genome contains the following:
- the LOC116217967 gene encoding rho family-interacting cell polarization regulator 1-like isoform X1 encodes MNKQETSAAANRTGGDTSDCHPGDAHKVSNVPATAEVSKGIASLPSPDKTRPEKQQLGYSLLEETPPWERQSFVDNTFNVSFQEDVGTPVATGRLTPGLRRLCLDGSPMMAWARPDRHSPFQQATSPSLVNESPPASFIDCSIAPITPTGPANTVDLPSGAGTVITVLLPDVVPLTPQNDTMDVGCGSGSPALSVVLPCPQNTVDSPCRDSATAAVANIDRLAADINGTMDLPNGTSSAGAVSDITMNGAVDLADCVGSTGATPTGQENITVEIRSDCSKTMSEVASSISTPAPEINITMEIRSDCSMTMSEVASSISTPAPEINTTVDKENDGKSTTTEVKSIVPVHHNTTVDFPNGNGSGTSDVSMTARHNGTVDLATPVSTKPAREMNSTVELVRRGNNPLTMASAKAMNITVEVLSTTTSASPSVPTVAPTTTTANDVTLAESLSASPEMMVKRPPLEVNVFMLDESLDLHSAGLVTSTPMPEHREFSFSRPAKVIGKACEARKQLVLPSNTTPPPPKPMVTHRVETPLLQLQPSPVRKGEKKQRPA; translated from the coding sequence ATGAATAAGCAAGAGACGTCAGCTGCTGCTAATAGAACTGGAGGAGACACCAGTGACTGTCACCCCGGTGATGCACATAAAGTCAGCAATGTTCCTGCAACTGCAGAGGTGAGCAAGGGAATCGCCTCCCTGCCATCTCCCGACAAAACCCGGCCAGAGAAGCAGCAATTGGGTTACAGTCTCTTAGAAGAGACTCCACCCTGGGAAAGACAATCATTTGTGGACAATACTTTTAACGTCTCCTTTCAAGAGGATGTGGGGACTCCTGTCGCCACAGGTCGCCTGACCCCTGGTCTCAGGCGCCTTTGTTTGGATGGGAGCCCAATGATGGCTTGGGCGAGGCCTGACAGGCACAGTCCTTTCCAGCAAGCCACTTCTCCATCTCTGGTGAACGAGAGCCCGCCGGCGAGTTTTATCGACTGTTCCATCGCACCCATCACACCCACTGGGCCGGCAAATACGGTGGATCTGCCAAGTGGCGCCGGCACTGTCATTACTGTGCTCTTACCGGATGTTGTGCCATTGACTCCCCAAAATGACACCATGGATGTGGGGTGTGGAAGCGGAAGTCCTGCTCTCAGCGTTGTTTTGCCCTGTCCCCAAAACACAGTGGACTCGCCTTGTAGGGACAGTGCAACTGCAGCTGTAGCCAATATTGACCGTCTAGCCGCAGACATAAACGGCACCATGGATCTGCCAAATGGCACCAGTAGTGCTGGGGCAGTTAGTGACATCACAATGAATGGGGCCGTGGACCTGGCAGACTGTGTTGGCAGCACCGGCGCTACGCCTACTGGACAGGAAAACATCACCGTGGAGATAAGGAGTGATTGCAGCAAGACCATGTCTGAAGTTGCTTCCAGTATCTCCACACCTGCTCCAGAGATCAACATCACCATGGAGATAAGGAGTGATTGCAGCATGACCATGTCTGAAGTTGCTTCCAGTATCTCCACACCTGCTCCAGAGATCAACACCACTGTGGATAAAGAGAATGATGGCAAGTCAACCACAACTGAGGTCAAATCCATCGTGCCTGTCCATCACAATACCACAGTGGATTTTCCAAACGGAAATGGAAGCGGCACCAGTGACGTGTCTATGACTGCTCGTCACAATGGAACAGTGGATTTGGCAACCCCCGTTTCCACAAAACCTGCCAGAGAGATGAATAGCACTGTAGAGCTGGTGCGAAGAGGTAACAATCCGCTTACCATGGCATCTGCTAAAGCAATGAACATCACTGTTGAGGTGCTGAGCACCACCACCAGTGCCTCACCCAGCGTGCCTACGGTGgctccgaccaccaccactgcAAACGATGTCACGCTGGCGGAGAGCCTGAGCGCGTCCCCGGAGATGATGGTGAAGCGCCCGCCGCTAGAGGTAAACGTGTTCATGCTGGACGAGTCATTGGACCTGCATTCGGCCGGCCTGGTGACCTCCACGCCCATGCCTGAGCACCGCGAGTTCTCCTTCTCCCGGCCCGCCAAAGTCATCGGGAAGGCCTGCGAGGCCCGCAAGCAGCTGGTGCTCCCctccaacaccaccccccccccaccaaaacCGATGGTGACCCACCGGGTGGAGACCCCCCTGCTGCAGCTCCAGCCCTCCCctgtgaggaagggagagaagaagcaaCGGCCGGCCTGA
- the LOC116217967 gene encoding mucin-5AC-like isoform X2: protein MNKQETSAAANRTGGDTSDCHPGDAHKVSNVPATAEVSKGIASLPSPDKTRPEKQQLGYSLLEETPPWERQSFVDNTFNVSFQEDVGTPVATGRLTPGLRRLCLDGSPMMAWARPDRHSPFQQATSPSLVNESPPASFIDCSIAPITPTGPANTVDLPSGAGTVITVLLPDVVPLTPQNDTMDVGCGSGSPALSVVLPCPQNTVDSPCRDSATAAVANIDRLAADINGTMDLPNGTSSAGAVSDITMNGAVDLADCVGSTGATPTGQENITVEIRSDCSKTMSEVASSISTPAPEINTTVDKENDGKSTTTEVKSIVPVHHNTTVDFPNGNGSGTSDVSMTARHNGTVDLATPVSTKPAREMNSTVELVRRGNNPLTMASAKAMNITVEVLSTTTSASPSVPTVAPTTTTANDVTLAESLSASPEMMVKRPPLEVNVFMLDESLDLHSAGLVTSTPMPEHREFSFSRPAKVIGKACEARKQLVLPSNTTPPPPKPMVTHRVETPLLQLQPSPVRKGEKKQRPA from the exons ATGAATAAGCAAGAGACGTCAGCTGCTGCTAATAGAACTGGAGGAGACACCAGTGACTGTCACCCCGGTGATGCACATAAAGTCAGCAATGTTCCTGCAACTGCAGAGGTGAGCAAGGGAATCGCCTCCCTGCCATCTCCCGACAAAACCCGGCCAGAGAAGCAGCAATTGGGTTACAGTCTCTTAGAAGAGACTCCACCCTGGGAAAGACAATCATTTGTGGACAATACTTTTAACGTCTCCTTTCAAGAGGATGTGGGGACTCCTGTCGCCACAGGTCGCCTGACCCCTGGTCTCAGGCGCCTTTGTTTGGATGGGAGCCCAATGATGGCTTGGGCGAGGCCTGACAGGCACAGTCCTTTCCAGCAAGCCACTTCTCCATCTCTGGTGAACGAGAGCCCGCCGGCGAGTTTTATCGACTGTTCCATCGCACCCATCACACCCACTGGGCCGGCAAATACGGTGGATCTGCCAAGTGGCGCCGGCACTGTCATTACTGTGCTCTTACCGGATGTTGTGCCATTGACTCCCCAAAATGACACCATGGATGTGGGGTGTGGAAGCGGAAGTCCTGCTCTCAGCGTTGTTTTGCCCTGTCCCCAAAACACAGTGGACTCGCCTTGTAGGGACAGTGCAACTGCAGCTGTAGCCAATATTGACCGTCTAGCCGCAGACATAAACGGCACCATGGATCTGCCAAATGGCACCAGTAGTGCTGGGGCAGTTAGTGACATCACAATGAATGGGGCCGTGGACCTGGCAGACTGTGTTGGCAGCACCGGCGCTACGCCTACTGGACAGGAAAACATCACCGTGGAGATAAGGAGTGATTGCAGCAAGACCAT GTCTGAAGTTGCTTCCAGTATCTCCACACCTGCTCCAGAGATCAACACCACTGTGGATAAAGAGAATGATGGCAAGTCAACCACAACTGAGGTCAAATCCATCGTGCCTGTCCATCACAATACCACAGTGGATTTTCCAAACGGAAATGGAAGCGGCACCAGTGACGTGTCTATGACTGCTCGTCACAATGGAACAGTGGATTTGGCAACCCCCGTTTCCACAAAACCTGCCAGAGAGATGAATAGCACTGTAGAGCTGGTGCGAAGAGGTAACAATCCGCTTACCATGGCATCTGCTAAAGCAATGAACATCACTGTTGAGGTGCTGAGCACCACCACCAGTGCCTCACCCAGCGTGCCTACGGTGgctccgaccaccaccactgcAAACGATGTCACGCTGGCGGAGAGCCTGAGCGCGTCCCCGGAGATGATGGTGAAGCGCCCGCCGCTAGAGGTAAACGTGTTCATGCTGGACGAGTCATTGGACCTGCATTCGGCCGGCCTGGTGACCTCCACGCCCATGCCTGAGCACCGCGAGTTCTCCTTCTCCCGGCCCGCCAAAGTCATCGGGAAGGCCTGCGAGGCCCGCAAGCAGCTGGTGCTCCCctccaacaccaccccccccccaccaaaacCGATGGTGACCCACCGGGTGGAGACCCCCCTGCTGCAGCTCCAGCCCTCCCctgtgaggaagggagagaagaagcaaCGGCCGGCCTGA
- the LOC105906211 gene encoding uncharacterized protein LOC105906211 isoform X1: MSAVSGHGIKLPGLPVTRRAIPKPTCTLANSMLEGNAAPSGIPGAYKRFSLGMKAALRSAASATPTQQPAPAAEKRLSLAPACSARLRKKTNEGAIPSLSKDTAASSVRPSQASASLKRPVPEPKGGPAKRSKGEPVSNIRSGLLRKRALPTVPEDTISTSSAHTVSGASSVTAPSLDSEDTYLCECGRKTACKKCQHLLQENQKLRRELSTLKSHK, from the exons ATGTCGGCAGTGTCGGGGCACGGTATCAAGCTCCCAGGACTTCCTGTCACTCGCCGTGCCATCCCTAAGCCCACGTGCACTCTGGCCAACAGCATGTTAGAG GGTAATGCAGCACCATCTGGGATTCCTGGGGCGTATAAAAGATTTTCACTTG GAATGAAGGCGGCCCTGCGCAGTGCTGCCTCTGCCACTCCCACACAGCAGCCAGCCCCAGCTGCTGAGAAACGCCTCAGCCTGGCCCCAGCCTGCTCAGCACGcctcaggaaaaaaacaaacg AGGGAGCCATTCCCTCCCTGAGCAAAGACACTGCAGCCAGCTCAGTGCGACCCTCTCAAGCCTCTGCTAGCCTGAAAAGACCCGTCCCTGAGCCCAAAGGAGGCCCAGCCAAGAGGTCGAAAGGAG AACCAGTATCTAATATCAGATCTGGTCTTCTGAGGAAGCGAG CACTTCCCACTGTGCCTGAAGAtaccatctccacctcctcagcTCATACAGTGTCTG GTGCTTCATCTGTGACTGCTCCCTCATTGGACAGCGAGGACACTTACCTGTGCGAGTGTGGTCGCAAGACAG cttgcaAGAAATGTCAACATCTCCTACAAGAAAATCAGAAACTACGCCGGGAGCTCAGCACGCTAAAAAGTCACAAATAA
- the LOC105906211 gene encoding uncharacterized protein LOC105906211 isoform X2 encodes MSAVSGHGIKLPGLPVTRRAIPKPTCTLANSMLEGNAAPSGIPGAYKRFSLGMKAALRSAASATPTQQPAPAAEKRLSLAPACSARLRKKTNEGAIPSLSKDTAASSVRPSQASASLKRPVPEPKGGPAKRSKGEPVSNIRSGLLRKRGASSVTAPSLDSEDTYLCECGRKTACKKCQHLLQENQKLRRELSTLKSHK; translated from the exons ATGTCGGCAGTGTCGGGGCACGGTATCAAGCTCCCAGGACTTCCTGTCACTCGCCGTGCCATCCCTAAGCCCACGTGCACTCTGGCCAACAGCATGTTAGAG GGTAATGCAGCACCATCTGGGATTCCTGGGGCGTATAAAAGATTTTCACTTG GAATGAAGGCGGCCCTGCGCAGTGCTGCCTCTGCCACTCCCACACAGCAGCCAGCCCCAGCTGCTGAGAAACGCCTCAGCCTGGCCCCAGCCTGCTCAGCACGcctcaggaaaaaaacaaacg AGGGAGCCATTCCCTCCCTGAGCAAAGACACTGCAGCCAGCTCAGTGCGACCCTCTCAAGCCTCTGCTAGCCTGAAAAGACCCGTCCCTGAGCCCAAAGGAGGCCCAGCCAAGAGGTCGAAAGGAG AACCAGTATCTAATATCAGATCTGGTCTTCTGAGGAAGCGAG GTGCTTCATCTGTGACTGCTCCCTCATTGGACAGCGAGGACACTTACCTGTGCGAGTGTGGTCGCAAGACAG cttgcaAGAAATGTCAACATCTCCTACAAGAAAATCAGAAACTACGCCGGGAGCTCAGCACGCTAAAAAGTCACAAATAA